The Bartonella sp. TP genomic sequence TTAAAATCTTTGCCTAACCATGGCTCTAGCAAAGCTCGTGTAGCGCCATCGCTTAAGATCTGTGCGTCATATACACCATCAAAGCCCATAGCTAAATTGCTAGCTAAATTTAAATCATTTGCCATATCTCGGGTTGGGTCTGGTATTATTTCTATAGTAGATTCGCTTGCAATTTGCTGATTCCAGCGCACGGCAGTTTGGTGTAGTAGATTAGCGCTGCAAAGGGCTAAGCTGCATAAAAAACTCATGATGATTATGCCTATTATTAGAGAGTTTTTTGCCTCATTTTGGTTGCGTATTATATTGTCGCTGGGTGCAAACAAAAACTGTTGCATGCTATTTGGTAGCATATGTTTTAAATTATTCATATGAAACTACCTTTTTATTGTTTATAATTAAACATTTAGTACTTAATTGCTTCATTAGACTTAAATCATGCGTTGCTAGCACTACTGCTGTGCCAAATTTATTTAGCTCAACAAATAAATGTAATAATCTCTTGGCTAAGGCGGCGTCAACATTGCCAGTTGGCTCATCAGCTAATAATACTTTTGGCTTTGTAACAATGGCGCGTGCTATAGCGGCACGCTGTTTTTCTCCGCCAGAAAGTACGCTGGGATAAACATGCAAGCGATCTTTTAGGCCAACCCAGCTTAGTAGCTCTACAACCTCGCTGCGATAGCTAGCTTCATCAATACCACGTAATTTAAATGGCATAGCGGCATTTTCGTAGGTTGTGAGGTGATCTAATAAGCGAAAATCTTGAAACACCACGCTAATTTCGCGGCGTAGCGCCGGTTTTTGCTCTGCTTTTAAATAGGCTATATCATGCCCAAAAATATTAATAAGCCCGCGTGTGGGTCGCAAGCTTAACGACATGAGCTTTAGCAAACTGGTCTTTCCGGCACCAGAAGGACCAGACAAAAATTGAAAAGATTGGGGCTCTATAGTAAAATTTACATCATGTAAGATTTCTGCATTTAAATCATAGCGCAAACCAACATTTTCAAACTTAATCACTCACCAGCCCTTTAATTTTGCGTTCTCGTAGTGATTTTAACAAAAATAGTGCCAAATGACAAAAACTATTTTTCAATAAATAAAAGCCATGGAGCTTTATAGGCGTCCACGGCTCTTAGGAAATAA encodes the following:
- the ftsE gene encoding cell division ATP-binding protein FtsE — its product is MIKFENVGLRYDLNAEILHDVNFTIEPQSFQFLSGPSGAGKTSLLKLMSLSLRPTRGLINIFGHDIAYLKAEQKPALRREISVVFQDFRLLDHLTTYENAAMPFKLRGIDEASYRSEVVELLSWVGLKDRLHVYPSVLSGGEKQRAAIARAIVTKPKVLLADEPTGNVDAALAKRLLHLFVELNKFGTAVVLATHDLSLMKQLSTKCLIINNKKVVSYE